Part of the bacterium genome is shown below.
AAGAGTTAGAACTTGCTAAGTCAAAATTAGAACTTGGATTTATGGAAAAAAGCCCTGAAGGGATCATGGCTGGGCTTAAGGAATATAAAGCCGTGCTTGAGCGGTCACCAGAAAACCCTGAAGCATTGCAGGCTCTAGCCAAGACTTCGGTGCGGATTGGCATTCTAGATCAAGCAATTGGCTTTTATGAACGCTATTTAGAGATTAAGCCTGAAGACAAGTTAACTCACGTCGATTATGTTTTAGCGCTACTTCAAGCAGGCAACAGTCAGTTGGCTCGGGTGGAGATTGATCAGATTGTGGCAGAAGACCCGAGCTTTTATCCGGCACTTGTGGCCAATGCATTAGTTTACCGGGGCGAAGAGAAGTTCGCAGAGGCAATTCGTGAAATTACCAAATCACTTGATTACGCTCCAGAAGATAAGAAAAAAAGTATTGAGGCGATTCGAGCGAAGTTTCAGCAAGAGTATCGAGAGTTTGAAACCGAAGTAAATGCCCCCGTTGAAACGCGTTTAGAGAGGTTTTTTAAAGCCCACTCGATTATTGGGCCTAAACTGGAAAAGCTAGAATGGCCAAAGCAGGGTAGGTTAATCGTCTACGTCAAAGATTTTCCAGTTGAAGCTATGCCAGTGGTGGCAAAAGATCTTTTGGCGGCTAAGGTTAAAGAAGTTGTGGGGTCAAGTGGTGCGACGGTCACATTAAATGACTCTCAAACGAAGAAGATTTTGCTCACTTTCTAAGTTTTAGCACACGGACGTTTGCCTGGAGAAACGCAAGGCTCACCAGCAAAAAACTATACCCGTACACAGGGCTTCATTTTTGTCATCGGGCATGATATAACCCCTGCTTCATTTCGAGTAGACGGATTACCTAACGTTTTACTTTCTTAATTCCTTGCCTAAAATTCCCGGCCGAAGAGCGCTTGGTGGATCAGAGCCTCAAGCTTTTGAATCGTACTTTTCCACCAGGCGCTTGCGCCAGAAACGAGGAACACAATGCCAGGAGAAACATTTACATCAACTGCCGCCGCTATTGTGGCTGCATACAACGCACGCGACATCGCGGCTTTCGTCGCTTTCTTTCACGAACGTGCGCTGGTTTATTCTTGCCATAACGGAGCCGGCATCCCCGTATGCAGAAATCGTGCAGAGCTTAAGGAGTATTTTGAGCAAATCTTTGCTACATGCCCCGATCTGCATGAAGAAGTCTTGCAAACTATTGGTACTTGCGGAAATGTCGTGACACATTCTGTCGAAGTTACTGGTCGTGAGCAGGGCAAGACGATCAAGGCGACAATTGTCTACGAATTCGACACAAGCTTCAAAGTAACCAGCATTATCATCCATCGAGCCAAGTCGTAAGACCTGCCGTTAAGTTGTAAAGAGTAAGACGGGTTTCACTGAGACAACGTCAAGGTTTAAATCCGTCTACTCTTCTTTCTTGAACAGTAGAAATCCTTGAAAAACGTGAAAAAGTTGAAAAAGTAACCCTGTACCCACAGCCATTCAAAATGGTATTCAAAATGGTATTCAAAATGGTATTATTCAAAATGGTATCGGGTTACTTTCTCAAGCAAAAGCGCAGAATTTCAAGTAGCAGCGAAACCATAAATATTTCCAATCATACGCAACTAATAGATGAATCTGGACGATAATGTAGTTGGATGTGTAATCTTGAGGCCTGGGTAGGGCAGTGG
Proteins encoded:
- a CDS encoding nuclear transport factor 2 family protein, translating into MPGETFTSTAAAIVAAYNARDIAAFVAFFHERALVYSCHNGAGIPVCRNRAELKEYFEQIFATCPDLHEEVLQTIGTCGNVVTHSVEVTGREQGKTIKATIVYEFDTSFKVTSIIIHRAKS